In the genome of Rhodoferax fermentans, one region contains:
- a CDS encoding error-prone DNA polymerase: protein MSSPALAQAAARQPSDGAYAELYCLSNFSFQRGASHPEELVERAHTLGYAALAITDECSVAGVVRAHLEARKCGLRLLPGASFTVPLGDASPGVSFTLIALPRDLSAWGDLCEFITNARRSAPKGQYHVCWPDPAWAKLRGCEMILCVSNAISLEASSALCIRARGLFGTHFWLGVTQLLQTRDGVLLHKLSQLSRLTRVPLVAVGEVLMHVRSRKPLQDVVTAVRQGQPLADCGLTLRPNAENHLRARERLLQLYPRELLANTLSLAARCTFRLDELRYHYPLEAVLPGLSPAQTLRQFTWEGAARRYPAGVPPDVQQQLDHELALISELHYEMYFLTVHDIVAFARSQGILCQGRGSAANSAVCYCLGVTEVDPARSSLLFERFISRERHEPPDIDVDFEHKRREEVIQYIYSKYGRERAALTAVVSSYRPRSALRDVGRALGIDEALITALAREHPGMYSRTVLSERLQAALDRLGPGFVTPPEQLLALWLDLSAQIQGFPRHLSQHPGGFVLTQGLLTRLVPVESAAMPDRSVVQWDKDDLDAMGLLKVDVLALGMLSAIRRCLELVSTRRGQPFAMQDIPSHDDATFDMICRADTVGVFQIESRAQMSMLPRLKPRCFYDLVVEVAIVRPGPIQGGMVHPYLKARAHPDQVVYPSEALKAALVRTLGIPIFQEQVMQIAMIAADFTPGEADDLRRSMAAWKRKGGVHKFHDRLVKQMLHNGYDEAFAENIFKQIEGFGEYGFPESHAASFALLVWASCWLKQHEPACFLTALLNSQPMGFYGPSQLVQDAQRHGVTVLPVDVLFSQWDCVLAPSGAADSVPGPRQQPAVRLGLRLVTGLSQQAATRITQARHSQPITSTEDLALRAGLDTTELSALASADALASLSGHRRQQVWESSALHRAPELLRVAPVHERPLVLPAASEGEEVRFDYAAVGLTLRSHPLYLLREQLSKLKLLTASQLRALPHGRLVRTCGLVTMRQSPGTAHGVTFVTLEDETGTVNVIVWKALKERQRSELLHARLLVVHGTWQRDVDSGGQVCHVVAGHLRDLTTMLGELPTSSRDFH from the coding sequence ATGTCTTCTCCTGCCCTGGCGCAGGCGGCAGCCCGGCAGCCTTCAGACGGTGCTTATGCCGAGCTGTATTGCCTGAGCAACTTCAGCTTTCAGCGCGGCGCCTCCCACCCCGAAGAACTGGTTGAACGCGCCCACACGCTGGGTTATGCGGCGCTGGCGATCACCGACGAGTGTTCGGTGGCCGGTGTGGTGCGGGCCCACCTGGAGGCCAGGAAGTGTGGGCTGCGCTTGCTGCCTGGTGCGAGTTTCACCGTGCCTTTGGGTGACGCGTCGCCTGGTGTGTCCTTTACCCTCATCGCCTTGCCGCGTGATCTGTCGGCCTGGGGTGATCTGTGTGAATTCATCACCAACGCGCGGCGCAGTGCGCCCAAGGGCCAGTACCACGTGTGCTGGCCAGATCCGGCGTGGGCCAAGCTGCGTGGCTGTGAAATGATTCTGTGTGTCTCAAATGCTATTTCATTGGAAGCGTCTAGCGCTTTATGTATAAGGGCTAGAGGCCTGTTTGGCACACATTTCTGGCTCGGCGTGACGCAGCTCCTGCAGACCCGGGACGGGGTGTTGTTGCACAAACTCAGTCAGCTTTCCCGGCTCACGCGTGTGCCCCTGGTGGCGGTGGGTGAGGTGCTGATGCATGTGCGTTCACGCAAGCCTTTGCAGGACGTGGTCACCGCAGTGCGCCAGGGCCAGCCGCTGGCCGACTGTGGCTTGACCTTGAGGCCCAATGCGGAGAACCATTTGCGGGCCCGTGAGCGGCTGCTGCAGCTGTACCCGCGTGAGCTGCTGGCCAATACCCTCAGCCTTGCTGCGCGTTGCACGTTCAGGTTGGACGAGCTGCGTTACCACTACCCGCTGGAGGCGGTGTTGCCGGGCCTGAGCCCGGCGCAGACCCTGCGCCAGTTCACTTGGGAAGGTGCCGCCCGGCGTTACCCGGCCGGTGTGCCCCCCGATGTGCAGCAGCAACTGGACCACGAGCTGGCACTGATCAGTGAACTGCATTACGAGATGTATTTCTTGACGGTGCACGACATCGTCGCGTTTGCCCGGTCTCAGGGCATTTTGTGCCAAGGGCGTGGCTCGGCGGCCAACTCGGCCGTGTGTTACTGCCTGGGGGTGACCGAGGTGGATCCGGCACGCAGCAGCCTCTTGTTTGAACGTTTTATCAGCCGGGAGCGCCACGAGCCGCCCGACATTGATGTGGACTTTGAACACAAGCGCCGCGAAGAGGTGATCCAGTACATCTACAGCAAATACGGGCGCGAGCGTGCCGCGCTGACGGCGGTGGTGAGCAGCTACCGGCCGCGCAGTGCGCTGCGCGACGTGGGCCGCGCACTCGGTATTGACGAGGCTCTGATCACCGCGCTGGCGCGGGAGCACCCCGGCATGTACTCCCGCACGGTGTTGTCGGAGCGGCTGCAGGCGGCGCTGGACCGGCTGGGGCCGGGTTTTGTCACGCCGCCAGAGCAGTTGCTGGCGCTGTGGCTGGACCTGAGTGCGCAGATACAGGGTTTTCCGAGGCACCTGAGCCAGCATCCCGGCGGTTTTGTGCTGACCCAGGGCTTACTGACCCGGCTGGTGCCGGTGGAAAGCGCGGCCATGCCGGATCGCTCGGTGGTCCAGTGGGACAAGGACGACCTGGACGCTATGGGGCTGCTGAAAGTGGATGTGCTGGCCCTGGGCATGCTCAGCGCCATCCGCCGTTGCCTTGAACTGGTCAGCACCCGGCGCGGTCAACCGTTTGCCATGCAGGACATCCCGTCGCATGACGATGCCACCTTTGACATGATCTGCCGGGCCGACACCGTGGGGGTGTTCCAGATCGAGAGCCGCGCCCAGATGAGCATGCTGCCACGGCTCAAACCGCGCTGCTTCTACGACCTGGTGGTCGAGGTGGCCATCGTGCGTCCGGGGCCGATCCAGGGCGGCATGGTGCACCCGTACCTGAAGGCGCGGGCGCATCCGGACCAGGTGGTCTACCCGAGCGAGGCACTCAAGGCTGCACTGGTACGCACCTTGGGCATCCCGATTTTTCAGGAGCAGGTGATGCAGATTGCCATGATTGCCGCCGATTTCACACCCGGTGAGGCGGACGATTTGCGCCGCTCCATGGCCGCCTGGAAGCGCAAGGGCGGTGTGCACAAGTTCCATGACCGGCTGGTCAAGCAGATGCTGCACAACGGGTATGACGAAGCTTTTGCGGAAAACATCTTCAAACAGATTGAAGGTTTTGGTGAATACGGTTTTCCGGAGAGCCATGCCGCCAGCTTTGCTTTGCTGGTGTGGGCCAGCTGCTGGCTCAAGCAGCATGAACCCGCCTGTTTTCTGACGGCTTTGCTCAACAGCCAACCTATGGGGTTTTATGGGCCATCTCAGTTGGTGCAGGACGCCCAACGCCACGGGGTGACGGTGTTGCCGGTGGATGTGCTGTTCAGCCAGTGGGACTGTGTGCTGGCGCCTTCTGGCGCCGCAGACTCGGTACCCGGTCCGCGCCAACAGCCTGCGGTGCGTCTGGGGCTGCGTCTGGTGACTGGTCTGAGTCAGCAGGCGGCCACCCGCATCACACAAGCCCGTCACAGCCAGCCAATCACCAGCACCGAAGACCTGGCCTTGCGTGCCGGGCTCGATACAACCGAACTCAGCGCCCTGGCCAGCGCCGATGCTTTGGCCAGTCTGTCAGGCCACCGCCGCCAGCAGGTCTGGGAGAGCAGTGCCTTGCACCGAGCACCAGAGCTCTTGCGTGTGGCCCCGGTCCATGAACGTCCGCTGGTGCTGCCCGCCGCGTCCGAAGGCGAAGAGGTGCGCTTTGACTATGCGGCAGTTGGGCTCACTTTGCGCTCTCACCCCTTATATCTGTTGAGGGAGCAGCTATCAAAATTAAAGCTTTTGACAGCCAGCCAATTGCGTGCCTTGCCCCATGGTCGCCTGGTGCGGACCTGCGGCCTGGTGACCATGCGGCAAAGCCCGGGCACAGCCCATGGGGTCACCTTTGTCACGCTGGAGGACGAAACCGGCACTGTCAACGTGATTGTCTGGAAGGCCTTGAAAGAGCGTCAGCGCAGCGAACTGCTGCATGCCCGCTTGCTGGTGGTGCACGGTACCTGGCAACGCGACGTGGACAGTGGTGGCCAGGTCTGCCATGTGGTGGCTGGCCATCTGCGAGACCTGACTACCATGCTGGGCGAATTGCCCACCAGCAGCCGGGATTTCCATTAA
- the mmsB gene encoding multiple monosaccharide ABC transporter permease: MFKIIKQNQKHFSMYMVLLLIFTAFGFMTDFVNFTPRNITNLVIQNSYILVLAIGMVLVIITGKIDLSVGATVAFTGAMAAIVYNATNGSMLLSLAACMLAGAAIGAFQGYWVAYLKVPAFIVTLAGMLGFRGLTYVLTSIKPVGLMDDNFKKVASGFIEPSFMDGKVLALVVGVVFLLIMVVMDIQNRRTRSRLGFDVLPMSLFIVKNLFISVIIFWLFYKFSMDRGIPNVIVIIGLLVIAFTFMMNNTVFGRSIYAIGGNAKSAKLSGINAERVEFYVFVIMGVMAAISGLIFTAYMNQAMPQAGNMFELDAISSVFIGGASATGGVGTIIGSVIGGLVMGVINNGMSLMNMGAEYQLVVKALVLLLAVWYDLQNNKKSA, encoded by the coding sequence ATGTTCAAAATCATCAAACAGAACCAGAAACATTTCTCGATGTACATGGTTTTGCTGCTCATCTTCACGGCCTTCGGGTTCATGACAGATTTTGTCAACTTCACCCCGCGCAACATCACCAATCTGGTGATTCAGAACAGCTACATCCTGGTGCTGGCCATCGGCATGGTGCTGGTCATCATCACCGGCAAGATCGATTTGTCGGTCGGGGCCACGGTGGCCTTCACCGGCGCCATGGCGGCCATCGTCTACAACGCCACCAACGGCAGCATGTTGCTGTCGCTGGCCGCATGTATGTTGGCAGGGGCGGCCATTGGTGCTTTTCAAGGGTATTGGGTGGCGTACCTGAAGGTGCCCGCTTTCATCGTGACGCTGGCGGGTATGCTGGGCTTTCGCGGCTTGACCTATGTGCTCACCAGCATCAAGCCGGTGGGGCTGATGGACGACAACTTCAAGAAAGTGGCCAGCGGGTTCATCGAACCGAGTTTCATGGATGGCAAGGTGCTGGCCCTGGTGGTGGGTGTGGTGTTCCTGCTCATCATGGTGGTGATGGACATCCAGAATCGCCGAACCCGCTCGCGTCTGGGTTTTGATGTGCTGCCGATGTCGCTGTTCATCGTCAAAAACCTGTTCATCAGTGTCATCATCTTCTGGCTGTTCTACAAGTTCTCGATGGACCGCGGTATTCCAAACGTGATTGTCATCATCGGTTTGCTGGTGATTGCCTTCACCTTCATGATGAACAACACCGTGTTTGGCCGCAGCATCTACGCGATTGGTGGCAATGCCAAGTCGGCCAAACTCTCGGGCATCAACGCCGAGCGGGTCGAGTTTTATGTGTTTGTCATCATGGGCGTCATGGCCGCCATCTCCGGCCTGATCTTCACCGCCTACATGAACCAGGCCATGCCGCAGGCAGGCAACATGTTTGAGCTGGATGCGATTTCCTCGGTGTTCATCGGCGGTGCCAGTGCCACCGGCGGTGTGGGCACCATCATCGGATCGGTCATTGGTGGCCTGGTGATGGGGGTGATCAACAACGGTATGTCACTCATGAACATGGGTGCGGAATACCAACTGGTGGTCAAGGCCCTGGTCTTGCTGTTGGCCGTCTGGTACGACCTGCAAAACAACAAAAAATCCGCCTGA
- a CDS encoding sugar ABC transporter ATP-binding protein, whose product MDKILDIKGMRKTFGPVVALDCVDMQVTRAKIHFIVGENGAGKSTMMKVLSGVYPYGSYEGQVLYEGKECKFKSLKESENEGIVIIHQELALSPYLSIYENLFLGNERKKGLLIDWEQTYIDAKAVMEKVGVHEDLATPVNKLSVAKQQLLEIGKALSKNAKLLILDEPTSSLNEDDSSNLLKLLLSLKEQGVTIIMISHKLNEVMAIADEITIIRDGQTVERVDLLTHKVDINYIVKCMVGRELTSMYPARVPQIGEPILKLTNLTVKHPIFSDRVIINNASMEVRHGEIVGLAGLVGSGRTELMLTIFGRSLSPNVEGDIWFDGRSVAFKSAKEAIAHQMIYVSEDRKDLGLVLIQTIKNNSTYSSLPRLSKFSLIDKYKEIEESEKYRTALRIKTPNIDQIVGNLSGGNQQKVVLARCLMAQPKLLIIDEPTRGIDVGAKNEIYKIMNDFVAKGNSIIMISSELPEVLGMTDRVYVMDKGRIKGELKTSEASQEAIMKLAVA is encoded by the coding sequence ATGGACAAGATCTTAGATATCAAGGGCATGCGCAAAACCTTCGGTCCGGTGGTTGCGCTGGACTGTGTGGACATGCAGGTCACACGCGCCAAAATCCACTTCATCGTGGGTGAAAACGGTGCTGGCAAATCGACCATGATGAAGGTCCTCAGCGGCGTCTACCCCTATGGGAGCTACGAGGGCCAGGTACTTTACGAAGGCAAGGAATGCAAGTTCAAGAGCCTCAAGGAAAGTGAAAACGAAGGCATTGTCATCATCCATCAGGAGTTGGCACTGTCACCTTATCTGTCCATTTACGAGAATCTGTTCCTCGGCAATGAGCGCAAAAAAGGCTTGTTGATCGACTGGGAGCAAACCTACATCGACGCCAAGGCGGTGATGGAAAAAGTGGGTGTGCACGAAGACTTGGCAACACCCGTCAACAAACTCTCGGTGGCCAAGCAGCAGTTGCTGGAAATTGGCAAAGCCCTGTCCAAAAACGCCAAGCTGCTCATTTTGGACGAGCCAACCTCCTCTTTGAACGAAGACGACAGCAGCAATTTGCTGAAACTGTTGTTGAGCCTCAAAGAGCAGGGTGTGACGATCATCATGATTTCACACAAGCTCAACGAAGTGATGGCGATTGCCGATGAAATCACCATCATCCGCGACGGCCAGACCGTGGAGCGGGTGGACTTGTTGACCCACAAGGTCGATATCAACTACATCGTCAAATGTATGGTCGGGCGTGAGCTGACCTCGATGTACCCGGCGCGTGTGCCGCAGATTGGTGAGCCGATCCTCAAGCTGACGAATCTGACCGTCAAACACCCGATTTTCAGTGACCGCGTCATCATCAACAACGCCTCGATGGAGGTGCGCCATGGTGAGATCGTCGGGCTAGCAGGTCTGGTGGGATCGGGTCGTACCGAACTGATGTTGACCATCTTCGGGCGCTCCCTGAGCCCCAATGTGGAAGGGGATATCTGGTTCGACGGGCGCTCGGTGGCGTTCAAAAGCGCCAAGGAGGCGATTGCGCACCAGATGATTTATGTCTCGGAAGACCGCAAGGACCTGGGCCTGGTCCTGATTCAGACCATCAAGAACAACAGCACCTATTCCTCGCTGCCCAGGCTGTCCAAGTTCAGCCTGATCGACAAGTACAAGGAAATCGAAGAGAGCGAAAAATACCGGACCGCGCTGCGCATCAAGACGCCCAACATCGACCAGATCGTGGGCAACTTGAGCGGTGGCAACCAGCAAAAAGTGGTGCTGGCCAGGTGTCTGATGGCACAACCCAAGCTGCTGATCATCGACGAGCCCACACGCGGTATTGATGTGGGTGCCAAAAACGAAATCTACAAAATCATGAATGACTTTGTGGCCAAGGGCAACAGCATCATCATGATTTCGTCGGAGTTGCCGGAAGTGCTGGGCATGACCGACCGTGTTTATGTGATGGACAAAGGCCGCATCAAGGGGGAGCTCAAAACCTCAGAGGCCAGTCAGGAAGCCATCATGAAACTGGCGGTGGCTTAA
- a CDS encoding sugar-binding protein has translation MRKSVFTLTLIAAAMGLTACGKKEEAPAPAPAAPAAAPAPAVLVGLAIPETHVERWVGDAEYMKKDLEAMGYKVDVAFADADQSKQNKQIEDMVTKGAKAIVVGSVTEAAAQAVESAKKAGVQVISYDRLITGTDAYDYYLTFDNFKVGQLQGQAIKDALALDTAKGKNITLFAGSPTDNNARFFFDGAMDVLKPFVTSGALKICGPAPTNSADATWSKITTEGWAADKAKARMETLLSGACKSVKLDAVLAPNDTLARSIIGALEQDGKYKTLPVITGQDGELLSAKWIMEGKQTMTVFKDTRVLAKGTAEAVDSIIKGAAEPTLTVKARVDTTTYNTGKKVVKSFLLEPVAVNKDNLTKELVDSGFYTADAVAKGTK, from the coding sequence ATGAGAAAGAGTGTTTTCACCTTGACATTGATTGCTGCCGCTATGGGTTTGACCGCTTGCGGCAAAAAAGAAGAGGCCCCTGCACCCGCACCGGCGGCCCCTGCAGCGGCTCCTGCGCCCGCTGTCCTGGTAGGTTTGGCCATTCCCGAAACACACGTCGAGCGTTGGGTCGGTGATGCCGAATACATGAAAAAAGACCTTGAAGCCATGGGCTACAAGGTGGATGTGGCTTTTGCTGACGCTGACCAATCCAAACAAAACAAACAGATCGAAGACATGGTCACCAAAGGTGCCAAAGCCATTGTGGTGGGTTCGGTGACCGAAGCTGCCGCCCAGGCCGTGGAATCTGCGAAAAAGGCCGGTGTCCAGGTCATCTCGTATGACCGTCTGATCACCGGTACCGATGCGTATGACTACTACCTGACTTTCGACAATTTCAAGGTTGGTCAATTGCAAGGTCAGGCCATCAAGGACGCTTTGGCACTCGATACCGCCAAGGGCAAAAACATCACCTTGTTTGCCGGTTCACCCACCGACAACAATGCGCGCTTCTTCTTTGACGGTGCCATGGATGTTCTGAAGCCTTTCGTGACCAGTGGTGCCCTGAAGATTTGCGGCCCGGCACCTACCAATTCTGCTGACGCAACCTGGTCCAAGATCACCACCGAAGGCTGGGCGGCCGACAAGGCCAAGGCACGTATGGAAACCCTGTTGTCCGGCGCTTGCAAGTCGGTCAAGCTCGATGCCGTGCTGGCCCCCAACGACACACTGGCACGTTCCATCATTGGCGCGCTGGAGCAAGATGGCAAATACAAGACCTTGCCTGTGATCACCGGTCAAGACGGTGAGTTGTTGTCCGCCAAGTGGATCATGGAAGGCAAACAGACCATGACCGTCTTCAAGGACACCCGTGTGCTGGCCAAGGGTACGGCTGAAGCGGTGGACAGCATCATCAAGGGTGCTGCTGAGCCCACGCTGACGGTGAAAGCCCGTGTTGACACCACCACCTACAACACCGGCAAGAAGGTTGTGAAGTCCTTCCTGCTGGAGCCAGTGGCCGTCAACAAGGACAACCTGACCAAAGAGCTGGTTGACAGTGGTTTCTACACAGCCGACGCTGTGGCCAAAGGGACCAAGTAG
- the xylA gene encoding xylose isomerase — MASYFKDIAPIRYEGVDSTNPLAFRHYNPEQIVLGKSMKEQLRFAVCYWHSFCSTGSDPFGGSTFERPWFDGGTALQLAEKKAEESFDFFSKLGAPYYCFHDRDVAPEGATPQESRSNFLHMVDILAKHQERTGLKLLWGTANLFSHRRFMAGAASNPNPEVFAMSAAQVRDAMDATLKLGGENYVLWGGREGYETLLNTNMAHEFDQMARFLNMVVEYKHKIGFKGAILIEPKPREPSKHQYDFDTATVYGLLARAGLEKEVQVNIEANHATLAGHSFEHEVATALALGIFGSLDMNRGDPQLGWDTDQFPNNVPELTQTLYYILQAGGFKTGGCNFDAKVRRQSLDAADLFHGHIGGMDVCARALLAAEKMIQDGRLAEVVAQRYAGWSQPWAQDVLAGKTSLDALADKVLQDNRDVLPVSARQEYLENLVNRFV; from the coding sequence TTGGCAAGCTATTTCAAAGACATCGCGCCGATCCGCTACGAAGGTGTGGACAGCACGAACCCCCTGGCATTTCGTCACTACAACCCAGAGCAGATCGTGCTTGGCAAGTCCATGAAGGAGCAGCTGCGTTTTGCAGTCTGTTACTGGCACAGTTTCTGTTCGACCGGCTCTGACCCGTTTGGCGGCAGCACCTTCGAGCGTCCCTGGTTTGATGGTGGCACTGCGCTGCAACTGGCTGAGAAAAAAGCCGAAGAATCGTTTGATTTCTTCAGCAAGCTGGGCGCACCGTACTACTGCTTCCATGACCGCGATGTGGCACCCGAGGGCGCCACTCCCCAAGAGAGCCGCAGCAACTTCTTGCACATGGTGGACATTCTGGCGAAACACCAGGAGCGCACCGGGCTGAAATTGCTCTGGGGCACCGCCAACCTGTTCAGCCACCGCCGTTTCATGGCGGGTGCCGCATCCAACCCCAATCCAGAGGTGTTTGCCATGTCGGCAGCGCAGGTGCGCGACGCGATGGACGCTACCCTGAAACTGGGTGGCGAAAACTATGTGTTGTGGGGTGGGCGTGAAGGTTACGAGACCTTGCTCAACACCAATATGGCGCATGAGTTTGACCAGATGGCGCGTTTCCTGAACATGGTGGTGGAGTACAAACACAAGATTGGCTTCAAGGGCGCGATCCTGATCGAACCCAAACCCAGAGAGCCGTCCAAGCACCAGTATGACTTTGACACCGCCACCGTCTACGGCCTGCTGGCCCGTGCCGGTCTGGAAAAAGAGGTGCAGGTCAACATCGAAGCCAACCACGCCACCTTGGCGGGTCACAGCTTCGAGCACGAAGTGGCCACCGCTTTGGCGCTGGGCATCTTCGGCAGCCTCGACATGAACCGCGGTGACCCGCAGTTGGGCTGGGACACCGACCAGTTCCCCAACAACGTGCCTGAGCTGACACAAACCCTCTACTACATCTTGCAAGCCGGTGGTTTCAAGACCGGCGGTTGCAACTTCGACGCCAAGGTTCGTCGCCAGTCACTGGATGCGGCGGATCTGTTCCATGGTCACATTGGTGGCATGGATGTCTGTGCCCGGGCCCTGCTGGCTGCTGAAAAAATGATTCAGGACGGACGTCTGGCAGAGGTGGTGGCACAGCGTTACGCGGGCTGGAGCCAGCCGTGGGCGCAGGATGTGCTGGCCGGCAAAACCAGTCTGGATGCGCTGGCTGACAAGGTGCTGCAGGACAACCGTGATGTGTTGCCCGTGTCGGCACGGCAAGAGTATCTGGAAAATCTGGTGAACCGGTTTGTTTGA